The Sorangiineae bacterium MSr11367 genome window below encodes:
- a CDS encoding cupin has translation MRRVEKPWGYEIIWAEAERYVGKILHINAGQRLSRQYHNRKEETFLIQDGEMDLEIGQGADIKTIRMKKLDTYHCLPKTIHRMVAVTDVDVVEVSTNDLDDVVRLEDSYGREGTNNP, from the coding sequence CTTGGGGGTACGAAATCATCTGGGCCGAGGCCGAACGTTATGTAGGCAAAATTCTGCACATCAATGCCGGCCAGCGGTTGTCGCGTCAGTACCACAATCGGAAGGAGGAGACCTTTCTCATCCAAGACGGCGAGATGGATCTGGAAATCGGCCAAGGCGCCGACATCAAGACCATCCGGATGAAGAAGCTCGACACCTACCACTGCCTGCCAAAGACCATCCACCGCATGGTCGCGGTGACGGACGTGGACGTCGTCGAAGTCTCCACCAACGACCTCGACGACGTCGTCCGATTGGAAGACAGCTACGGCCGCGAAGGCACGAACAACCCGTAG